The Lactuca sativa cultivar Salinas chromosome 2, Lsat_Salinas_v11, whole genome shotgun sequence genome includes a window with the following:
- the LOC111897365 gene encoding stigma-specific STIG1-like protein 3, with product MKIMKVVFIIAIAMATVIAVNYTITFTGNNEEETMVTETPYVKPFPKRLSRFLAETKNPRAADHCNKDDEICYILEGKNSTCCNNKCMDLSEDKHNCGACKNKCKFTSSCCGGQCVNLAYDKRHCGSCGNKCMPGGYCIYGLCNYA from the coding sequence ATGAAGATCATGAAAGTAGTCTTCATCATCGCCATAGCAATGGCCACAGTCATCGCGGTCAACTATACCATCACCTTCACCGGGAACAATGAGGAAGAAACAATGGTCACTGAAACACCATACGTGAAACCGTTTCCAAAAAGGTTAAGTCGTTTTCTAGCCGAAACCAAGAACCCTCGAGCTGCAGACCACTGCAACAAAGACGACGAGATTTGCTACATCTTAGAAGGCAAAAACTCGACTTGCTGCAACAACAAGTGTATGGATTTGAGCGAGGATAAGCATAACTGTGGAGCATGCAAGAACAAGTGCAAATTTACGAGTTCGTGTTGCGGAGGGCAGTGTGTGAATTTGGCTTATGACAAGCGGCATTGTGGGTCGTGTGGCAACAAGTGTATGCCTGGTGGTTATTGCATATACGGGCTTTGCAATTACGCCTAA
- the LOC111897366 gene encoding heavy metal-associated isoprenylated plant protein 43 — translation MVQRTVLKVLLSCEKCKKKLLKSVSSLQGVDKIEIDGAKGTLTVTGDADPYEIILQARKAIKWVEVVTIGPPPPKQDDEKKPPEKNPDQNFHICSFNNTCVVCQPWAVVHMPPEPCTTCTIM, via the exons ATGGTGCAAAGGACGGTATTGAAGGTATTATTATCATGCgagaaatgcaagaagaagctttTGAAATCAGTTTCTAGCCTTCAAG GTGTAGATAAGATTGAAATAGATGGAGCCAAAGGAACATTAACTGTAACAGGAGATGCCGATCCTTATGAGATAATTTTACAAGCAAGGAAGGCCATAAAATGGGTAGAAGTGGTGACAATTGGACCTCCACCTCCAAAGCAGGACGACGAAAAGAAACCACCAGAGAAAAATCCTGATCAAAATTTTCATATCTGTTCATTTAATAACACCTGTGTTGTTTGTCAACCATGGGCTGTGGTTCATATGCCTCCAGAACCATGTACCACTTGTACCATTATGTAA